The region gcctagccagcgaagcccacatcctgtgaaagaattttaaaaatgcacaaatCTTGCGGAAATCAAGAGAGGTGATTTTTTAAGACAGCTGGTCTAGGTACAGCTGGATCTAAAAGCAGCAAAGGCAGGATTTATGCTGTTGCGATGGGAAACATATATCGCTCCAGTTAAAAAAGATAATTTTCATTGCTTACTCTGTGTCCTTGCTCTCCCCTTGGTGTGTATCTGGCCGTCAGCTGACTTAGTAGGGTGGCCACCTCTGTTGCACCATTCAAAAGATTATGAAAGGACTTTCCGCTTGCAGACAAGACCAGAAGTAGCTGCCagaaatataagacagtcactgatAAGTCCACTgtaaaattcaggagaaacttttttactcagaacggtgaggatgtggaactcactaccacagggagtggttgagattAATAacgtagatgcatttaaggggaagctggtaaacatgagggagaaaggaatagaaggatatgttgatgggattagatgaagaggggtgggaggaggctcatgtggagcataaacaccagcatggaccagttggactgaatagcctgtttctgcacTGATAATACTTTGTAATTTGGTCATTATGAATCTTAGATATGGTCCATGTTGCATCAACCcctcattattattattattatactCACATTAACCATTAGCAACAGGTTGGGTAAATCTGCTACTGAGTTGGACATTAAGCAGTTTTGTTAAGTTGAGAGAAGAAAGATAATTTGGTAGACAATTTTTTTAAACATGCATTGTTGAATAAACTTGCTTTGTTTCAATAGCTATGCATATATATTTCTACCGAAAATTTGACAACTAATTGGGGTAGTTGTGGATTTATATATTGTTTATTGAATGTTAAGTGATCAGATGAGTAGATATTTAACTTAATAACTAGGCAAGGAATTGTCATTTGGTGACACAGTTTAGTCACTGGTCAGCAAAGTAAAAGACAGAACAGGCATTTCAACATGAATTGCAGTGATTATTAGACTGTATGATTAATGATATGCGCAGCTTCAATCACATTGTAAACTGGCTCTGGGGCTGCAGATCCTATCACAGGCATACTCATTTTCACATTTGTTTTGTTGTTGATGACAATGAGAGGGTTCAGTTTTGACAGGATTTCCTCGTTGACAGAGATTCCATCCAAGTACTGTTTCAGGAGTTGCCGGAGACGTCTGTTCTCCTGTAGTAAGGTATACTTCTCTTGCTGCAAAACCATCTGGTCCAAGAGAACCTTATTATAGCGCTTCCAGAATTGTTCCAGAGCCACATAGTCCACCATCATCTTAAAAAAAAGTGCATATTTACTGAATTAGAGAATCACTTGCAGTAGATCTGGGAAAGATATCTCCATATAAGAAAAATTGCAGCTTTTTGTATCCAGATCTCACTCTGGATCCATTTCAGGCAGGAATGCTGCCAATTAAGGTAAGCTAGAATTCAATTTTCACCCTTCATTTCATTACAACATGATGAAAGTTACAATGATGCAGAATTTAGTTTGCTATCCGGTTGGACAGTCATCATATCCTGAAACTCAGGGAGGTTCCAAGAGACATATTCTTTGGAGGCAAACTCCTCTCACATCAATTAATCTCATCCTAAATCCAATCTTTAATCCACCCATTCCTACCCAACAGAGACACATCCAACTTCATCCACATCTTTACTTTAGTCAATTCACCTTGCCAATAAATTCCAACTTAAGCTAGCCTTGTTCTTGCGTTAGAAGTTGTTTACCACTCACCTCAACAAGCTCTTCACATGGCCTCATGATCATCAGGTGCTGAACTTTATTCTCTTCTTCTGGAGTCAGGGAGGAGGCATAGAATGGAAGGACTTTCTCTTCTTCTGTTTCCAGTTTCCTGCACATCTCTGCCATCttcaaaatgtgttcaccctggACACATCAAAGGAGTTAGCATTCACCATGTGAAGAACGACAAATATTCAAGGTTTGACTCCAAAAGAATTACATTCGTAACAACTCACTGGGATCAGTGACAATGGTCATTGAAGTTTAACCGCTCATGATCCTACTACTATACAAATATTAAACAGAGTGGAAGCAAGGTACAATAAACAAGGTGATACAACAATCATTGGTAACCAGAGGTGGTAATTTGCCAACGAAACATTGAACATGGCCTCGGGCAGTGGAGCAACACTCAAACACAGAGACAATTCGTTTGGAGAGGATTGGTACATTAATAAAATGGTAAGCGATAAATTACTGAGTTCTTCTTCACATGATTTGAAAAGATGTGGTATGCTGAAGTTACACAGGGTGCACAATGACACAGGTATCATCACACATCATGTCATGTAGTTGCTTCTAGAGTGTGCATAAAGTAGGCTAGATTTAGCAGGAAGGACAAGGGAATTCTTAAATTAGTTGAACAGAACCAGTATCAGGTAATAATAAGTAATCTTACAAAGTGAATTGTGGCAATGTGCAGATTTGACAATGTGCAGATACGATAAATATTCTGGTGCTATGCTTGAttgttcttcagttctctgcctgaaggcaggtccaacccacagtGCCATGATCTCCATGacgggtagggcaaggaggcaggtcccaaatccaccccagctggaacGGGGATCAAACCTTGTGCTGTtgacaccaatctgatccacaatgGCCATCCAGCCAACTCCAATCAGCCCCCCCATTTGCTGAATTACCTTTCAGAATAGCCAAGTCACTCTCTTGGTCTCTCCCCACTACTCTTCCTTTAAGCATTTTATTTTCCTGTCCCTTATTAAAAATCTTTTTTCAGTTATAAACCCAAGCCTCATTCTAACATCTTCCTTAGCCTCTGCACTGAGCAACTCTGCGTCCTTGGTGACTTCAGCCTGGAACTAAAACTCCCCTAGTCCCCCCCCCTCCTGCTTCTATCTTTCTCAGTCTTACCATGCAGACAGACCTGCTCTGCCAATGTCGGGGACATCCCAAACTATCATCACTCCCTGCCAACAAGGGGCCACAGGAGATTCTCAAGGAACAGATAAATTACAATCTGGCTCCTGTTACCTGTGCAGATTAATCGGGTAGACTTTCCTCCATCCACTCTTGTTAATAGATAACATTGGTGTGAATCGGAGTCTTTTTTCTAACAAGTTTCATTCAGGGGCCTGCGACTTTACCTTATCACAGACGTTCTTCAGTGTTTTGATCGCAGCATTGCTCTCAATGGTTAGTTTGATGAGCCGCTCATGTTCACGTGCTCGGAGATAATTCATCTGGCTTTTCtgcatcaggaaatgctgcttaaTTGCTTCCTTTTCGTCTCGTAATTTTTTATTCTGTGCCTCACACTTCCTTGAATTAGCTGCTATCTTGATCTTCAGCACTGCTATTGTATCCTATAAGTAAAAAATAAATGGAACAGCCAAATTCCAGTTATCAGCGAAAGGATTAAACTTTATACTGATTTTTTCAAACTGAGAACTAAGGGCTATAAATACAGGCCATACCAAGACTGAAAAGTGTAGGACTGAACGCAAAGAAAATCAGGAAGTAGTGATTAGGTGACACCAAGCTTGAGTTTGACTGTACACAGACAGATGCAGAGAGCTGCACAGTTTTGAGGTGCTGATACTGTACAATCATTCTCCAAAATTTTTCCACTAGGAGCACCTGGTGTGCAGTCACAGGGTTTTTGCCCTCACAATGTTTAATGCATTAAAATGAATTTGCCTGTGACTTCCCAATTTGTTAAGTTCCACGCTGGCAGTGCTCATTCGTAAAATCCGCCCGTCAATTTCGACAGCGAGGATTTATTGGGGAACAATGTTGTCAGATGGTGTATTTGGAGCTTACAAGGCCCAACAGAGGAACATTCAGAGGAGCTACTATTCATAACACTGAGGGGCTATAAGAAAGGCTacaacagagagaaaaagagggttGTTAATATTCTAAACAATAACTATCGAAACAGCATACAAATTCAACCTGAGGAAAGTTGCAGCTGTAACAATTCTCAGTTAATAACTGGGCATCTCTTCTCAAATATGGTCAAATTAATCTCTGCAATAATCATGGTACAGTACAACAGGTACAGTATTTAGTTAGACCTACTTGCATTCTCTGCAGCTTTTTCATCTGCATTTCAATCTCTTTTGCACTCTTTTCGTCTCGTGCCTTCAGTGTTTCAAATGCAATTTTCCGATCCTCAGTTGAGTCGATATAGTTCTTTAACGCATGTTGAAACTGCAGCCACAAGTCTTCCACTAGCCCCTCCAGATTAACTCGAAGTGAATGCTTCTCCTCCAGGCTCTAAATGCAGCAAAATACACCACAACTCTCATCAAGTTCTCAGGTGCTGTTTGCTTATGTGATTTGGAAATAATAGAAATGACAAATAATTGTCTTTGCAGTCAACCAATCATAGGTTCTGCAGTAATTTTGGCTTGATAGCAACTCTAGTAAGATTCACAAAAATACAATAATCAGTCTTAGTTTCTACAGTACAATATTAGTACTGATGAATCGGTCTTAATAGGAAAGTGATCTTAGGCCATATTTTGCTCTAAGTTAATTTTCATCAAAAAGCCTCTGTGTATAAACAGTAGGAAGTGTCAATGGACTTCATCTGTTTGTACTACAGCTATGGGTGTTATGCTACCATTGTAAAATCTAAAGAACAAAACACCTGTGCAATAAGGGCCGCTAAGAACTTTTTAAAGGCAGGATTTTCATAGGGGTGGGGAAAACAGGGCGCTAACCTACTGCCAGTTAGAATGAATGCTAAGATTTTGTCACATCACCACAGCATTAACAGAAGTGAATAACGGAGGAGTTTACAGTCTCAAAGCCTGGGTGCACTGCCCATTGAGATCTTGCAgttcagcagaaacagaaggagAGTGCGCTCTGGACATGTAGACGGCACAGAGAGTGCAGAAATAGCAACTCTCGGCTATTACTTTACAGTCACATTCTTCCTCAGCTTGCAGCTATTTTTCAAGACAAAATACACCTTACTGGACCTCATTCCTTGTTACTAAGGGGTCAATGCAGAGTTCAGAGGCTCTGCGATATAATGCCACATTATGAGGTGCACTTGTGGGCTGTGCAACTCACCAAAAAGCACATCCCGTTTCTTCACGGCCAGCTTGGTGAAAAGGTCTTTCCACATTTTGGTGCTGagccatcactgacacacatggATGTTCCACAACTGGATGGTCAAACCCTTCATCATCATTTCAATGAGTTCATTGGTTTGTGTGCTGCTTGAAGATGGGCAAGCTCTGTTTATCATAGACCCTTTGTGGTTGGCCAGTTTTCTGCCATTATTTCATGAAATAAGCCATGGAAAAATTGCACTCATCCACCATTTTGAATGGTGGTCATTAAAGGTCCAAAAATATTTGTCATTCACTATCTTTTCAAAAGTGGTAAATTATAGACTGACTCCACTGATTGGGGAGAAGCCTCATCCctggcagcacattctggaaagTTAGGCCATGCCTGCCCACAATTTTCTGACCATTTTGCTTCAGCGTGCACCCAAATCTTGGTTACGTCCTGCCAGAGGGCAAGGCTCCTGATCAACAGGCTGATAAAATGGCCCCTTTTATCTGCACATGATGAACAGATTGAAAATCGATTCAGTATGGCTGAACTGTTGCTGATCTACAAAGTGCAGGAGTAGTTTGCTATCTTCTGATCTCTTGGTCTGCTAGTTGCTGCTGGGTGTTTCATTAGCATGGCTATCCTTGTTTGTTTGTTGCACTTTTTAAATTGAACCTTTTGAAATAGTGAAAAGATACAAAAAATGAATTTAATATTGGTCAAGGGGTTTGACTCCACCACCTAAGCAATGGAGCTGTTTGCCATCAGAATACCCTGAATCTCATGCCCTCGAAGGTACATGTGAAATGGTTTTCTTTGGACGgttcaaaatatttatttttaaaattcctccTTCCTTGCCAATTTCCCCACTCCCCAATTAAAGAGTCACAGATTTTTTACAGAGCcggagaaagccatttggcccattgtgtctgtattgGCTGTCCAAATGAGCGATTCCCTTACGgccactctcctgccttctccctgtaactctgcacattcttcctttccaaataacagcctaattcccttttgaatgcttcaatcgaacctgcctccaccaccgtctccggcagtgcattccagaccttgacCACTCGCTTtgtttttctcatatcacttttgcttcttttatcaattactttaaatctgtgccttttcattcttgatcctttcacaagtaagaacagttcctccctatctactctgtctagacagCTGTTGGCTCTCGCTAAGATTCTGTTCCTGCCACCTTAGTGGCCATTCTTCAGTGATATTTAGCAAGCTGCTTGAATGTAGGACTTTACATCCGAGCCTCAGACATCTTCTTGAGATTTCCCTGAAGGTCTGTCTGTAGCGAGCTGAGCCATACTAGTCAGGGATGTCCCAGGTCCATGTCCTGGCTGTTTCACTCCGTGGGCAGCTGGGAAAGACAAAAATCAGTCTGTGTCCAGATCCTGATTGATttccattttttattcattcatgggatgtgaacgtcgctggcaaagtcagcatttattgtccatccctaatttcccttgtgctaacttttctgtagcagtttgatgcaactaggtagcttgctaggccatatcagagggcagttaagagtcaaccacattgctgtgggtctggagtcacaggtaggcaagaccagataaggatggcagatttccttccctaaaggccattagtgacccagatgggtttttacagtttaaaaaagacattgatgaaccagatgggtttttacacaatcCCAGTACTTTAagaccaccattactgagagtagctttcttttttaagttccagttttattaattaactgaatttaaattccccatttGTGCCCATGGTCGGTCTTGAATCATGGCCCCAAATCATTAGGCCAGGGTCACTGGTCCAGTAACATTAAGCAACAACCTCCCATTGGAAAGTAAGCGTGCGCACACATTGGGAGAGAACAGAATTGGACCCCCACAGTTTAATAGCTTGCCAAGCCTTGCTGGgcttcacacatgaagaatgcaTGCTTTTAGTAAGGCAGTGTGTTCAGAAGAGGATGGCAGTTTCAGTATGAAAATGAAAGAGCATTTACCACTTCAAAGTTCTGTAATAACACTTAGCCCCAGAAACAACCGCCCACAAACTTGACTcaaggtttaattttttttttcattcattcatggaatgtgggtgttgctggctaggccagcatttattgcccatcccaaaatgccctctgaacaagggaaattaaagagtcaaccatattgctgtgggtctggagtcacatgtaggccagaccaggtaaggacaacagatttccttccctaaaggacattagtgaaccagatgggtttttacaacaatcgacaatggtttcatggtcatcatcagacttttaattccaaatttttattgaattcaaattccaccatctgctgtggtggaatttgaacctgggtccccagatcattaccctggatctctggaataccaccagtgacaataccgctatggCACCGCCTTCCCTCAATTTTGCATATTATATAAAGCTCATAATGATAAAAATTCAAAATGATATATTTTGTTGATTTTCAGTTATTTCCTATATTACTGATAGCACTTGATCACATGGCGTCCATAGCCCTGTTTCACTGATGGTGACCAAGCTTCCTTACCTTGTTTTTGAGGTCATCCCTCGTGCTGTTGAATTCTTGTCGTGCTTCGTTTGCCACCTCCCCAAAGATCTGGTCCATGGCATACATGATATCCTCCAGATTGGCCATCTCTTGTTCATGCTGCAAAATCATCTGCTGTCTGATGAGATGCAGATTGAATTCAACCATTACTATAACAGCCACCTTCTTAACCACAACACATTAAACAGATCACTCCCGCTACACTTTGCTCAGTTACATAATTTTAAAAGAGCGTTAGGCAATTGAAAACCAATTTAATTTTTCAAAGTGAATATGGACCACAGGAACTGAGGGAAGAGTTACAACTTACATTTCAGAGTTCAGCATATGCCAACCTCTCTTTGCATCCCAAGTCTATTGTCAGTAAACATGCGAGTTGAACACTGACCTCTCAGCATCAAATTCTTCCTTCAGTGAAGCCAACTCTGCCTCAAATTCATTCTCTATTAAGAGCAGTCGACTCCGCTGCAGCTCCACCAGCTTATCTACATTCTGAATATGGTTCCGCAGGGCTGTTGCATACTGCTCCTCTGCCTCTTCCAAATCCTTCGTTAAAGCCTGGAAGAAGAGgcattggaaatatattactggtTCCGCAGATGGCTCAGTGAATTTAAATAGTCCACGCAACATCATCCTCTTTGATCTAGCAACTTGAGTTCCATACCCTGACATTAGCTGAAACGTTTTATTGTAATACAAAAGCTGCAGACTGGATAAGATCCAGGTTTgagatccctcactcccaatcgcagcagcagcagcatcagtgcAGGGTATTGAGTGGACATGGTGAAAGGTAAACCACCCTGGGATGTTCTTTGCAAGTGCAGGTGCTTGCAGTGCAACAGTGGCCAAGGCTTTGCAGATGTTCCATTTGTCCTGTCAGCCAGTGCGTGGGATGTGCTGCAGGCAAAACAAAGCAAAGGTATTAGCTGTTTTGGTTATGATGTTGAAGGGAGGATTTAGTGGCCATCAGCAATCTGAATGCTGATGATGGGGAATGGCAGCCAGCAAGTCACTGCCTCCAAGAGCATGGAAATCTCTCACTTTAACAGGAAGGCAGTCTCCCTACAGATGGTTCACCACTCCAGCCTTCATCCACCAAATATTCACTCACATCTGAATATTATTTGACGATCCTACGCGTGCGCAATGTCACATATCGAGCATGAATTGTTAAATAACATGGTCATTAAGGCACACAGGTCTGACATTGTCAAAGCCATTAGGGTCGATCGTGTGACCTAGTGTATCCAGTAGGTCACACTTGTAAGAAGTGCTAAAACCTTTGTACCTGTGCAGAGTCTAACTGGCGGCTGGCCTGTATcttaaaaagaaatgaaaatggGAAAAATGTTTGTGCCTGGTCCCACTTTAATTCCTTACTCTACAGTTACATCTCTTGACACAATCCTAGGACAACAgcagcttctcctcatctcaccctGATGACACCGTCTTTCCGGTCTACAATTCTTTCAAAGGTTTGGCTCAAGATCTCAATGTCCTTCCGTAGGTCTGTGGCTTTTGCTTCCCGCATCACAGTGCGCCACTTCTCATTTAGCTTCAGTGTGTTGAGACGGGTGTTGTGCTCTTCCTTGGATAGTTTATCCTGTAAGAAGAACACTAATGTTTAGGCAGAAAGAGCAAGGTAAATCATGCCACAATTGTGTTAGTCGAACCAcgaaataaatactgtggctacaagggtaagtcagaggctaggaatcctgtggtgagtaactcacctcctgattccccaaagcctgtcctccgtctacaaggcacaagtcaggagtgtgatggaatactctccacttgcctgcagctacaacaacacacaagaagcttgacaccatccaggacaaagtagcccgtttgattggcaccccatctaccaccttcaacattcgctccctccaccaccaccttgcAAATTTgctacctctaccaccaagaagggcaagggcagcagatgcatgggaacaccaccaaaccacacaccatcctgacttggagctatatcgtcagtccttcactgtcactgggtcaaaatcctggaactccctccctaacagcactgtgggtgtacctacaccacatggactgcagcggttcaagaaggcagctcacccccaccttcttaagggcaattagggatgggcaataaatgctggcccagccagcgacgcctgcATCCCGTgtacaaataaaaagaaaaatgacTCTTTGGAAAAACATTTAGATTTGAAACAAGAAGCACCTTTAAGAATTGATTCAACATGTCCTCTTTCTTCTTCTgcatctcttcctcctccagcattttctgctgcaTGTACAGCAGTTGCTCCTCCTCAGTCATTTTGGCCATTTTTTTAGCCTTCTTCTTCGGCATGGTGACTCAATCTGTGGACTCTGAAGGAGATTTTCAAGTTACCAACATAAAAAAGCATGTGACCACCCATACAAGGTTAGAATGCAATCTTTTATAAAGATTGGGTCCTGACTTCTGACTTTTACAACTCTGCCATTTTAGAACATGTAACAACAGAAAATGGCTTCCAAGTTCCATTTTATAATGTCAGTGCCCTTTATTATAATCTATGTTACATGTTTTGTGTATCTTGTAACATGTACCTGTAATGGCTATTTAGATTACGACTAAACTATACTGATTTATACTTGCCTTTGATGGAGTCCTCCCAGCTCTGATCTTCACAGCAGGTTGGTGCTGTGACACTGTGCTCACTACTGGAGACCTGCTCAACTTCAAGCTTTTAACCTTAAGCCTCTGCAGCCAAGAATCTGAATCAACCCCATCCCAAGAAGCAATTGAGGATTCCCCAGTTCCCCTATCCTAATAAACTATCTTTACTTACCATGATTAATGCCATGAAAGAATTATCTATCAGTGGATAAATAAATTGCCTGATAACAGGCCCGATAGAAAGAAATGTGCACGTACATATTAGTGGCTAGAAGTGACACACCCTCTTTGACCACTTCCGTGGTGTCAATCTGCAAACGACCAGATTTATTAAGTTTGATTTCTATCAGTTCAGGGTCTGTTATTAGTCCAGCACCATAAACACCAAGCTACTGGATGCACTCCCATACAAGtcattttttaaatgtaattcaCTGTACATGAGGTGTTTGTGGACACATTTAAGGCAGTGCAGGTCAATGCAAGcctttttattttcctttatcgTGGCAAATTAAAAGGAGGCGATACCCCAGATTTTACCAAATAGATATGGCCAGATATTCCATTGGTAGAATTCTGGCTGCAGCCTAACTTTGGATAGTGATGGGCCCAATTTTAATCCATTCAAAACCCATCCacttgcacagagttaaaatcaggcctgaTATATCaaaggggaggtggtgacatGGTGGTCTTATGATacaggactggtaatccagaggtccaggcttaTGGTCTGGGGATGCCAACTGACATcacaaagacagattatctggccattatcatgtTGCCATTTGCGGAACGTTGCTGTGCATAAGTTTgcagctgcatttcctacattacagcagtgtttGTAATGTACAACGCTTCAAAAAGCGCTTTGGGTCTGGACGGCAGTATATAAATGTCAGGTTGTCTTGGAAAAGACCCCAACAAACTGATTTAtcctcccgccaccccccccccaccccaccccaccccaccgagccAACATCATCAAGGTGAGTTGGGTGTTTCTTTTCCCTaacatgggagcttgctgtgcgcaaattggctgctttttTAACCTGCAAAACAGTTATCACgtttttcctttaaaaaaaaagttccttcattgtggctgtgaagcgctttggatgggggttggggtggggggggggggtatcccGAGGAtgggaaaggcgctatagaaatgcttGTCGTTGTTGCGCTGCCACAGGCCAAGCTCCGGGGCCTTTTGTCCCTGAGGTCGCCTGGGAGCTGGGCCCGGACTCTGCAGACAGTAGGAGCCTCTCACCCCGCTCTTCCTCCTCGatcctcctcttcttccccccgccccccctctgcGGGAGCCTTGTTGCTGCCTGACGGTAACCTAGCAACCCCTCGCCCTCCTGCTGCCACAGCAACCGCGAACAAGGAGCCGCGGGAACAAGATGGTCTCTAGCGCACCGGCGTCGCCCCCAGCAGCGCCACCCTTAGGCTTGGAGgacttcttttcctttctcagtcGAACGTTGAATCTGCCTGCGTGGAAATTTGCAGTTTTAAGATGATTTTGAAAGCTAGTccaaatctgaaataagaagaaAAAAAGTGCTAGAAACGCTCAGCAGACTAGACTTCATcttttaatataaaataaaaacggaaaatgctggaaaaactcagcagacctgacagcatctgtggaccttTCTGAAGAagttatacagactcgaaacattaactctatttctctctccacagatactgtcagacctgctgagttttacagcatttttcgttttttatttcagatttccagcatccgcagtattttgctttcatttcttttaattctttcatgggatatgggcttcgctggctagtccagcatttattgtccaaccctaattgcccttgagaaggtggtggtgagctgccttcttgaaccactgcagtccatgtgatgtaggtacacccacagtgctgttagggagtgagttccaggattttgactcagcgacagtgaagggacggccgatatatttccaagtcaggatggtgagtggcttggaggggaccttccaggtggttgtgttcccatctatctgctgcccttgtccttctagatggtagtggtcatggaaggtgttgtcgacagagtcttggtgagttacttgtggagagggaaacagagttaactttttaaAGATCATGAACCTGAAACCCcctttctctcgccacagatgctgcctgacctgctgactatttccaacattttctcttcctatttcagattttcagcattcacagtattttgcttttgcatttaaTCCTGTTTTGGACAAAATCAATGCACAATCTTGACTCTGCAAGCAAATCAATAGTGAAAAGACTTAAGTCAAATCCAAATCACAAAGAGTACCTCATACAGGTcatcaaaatattttttaaaaagacattgaGGGTTAAGGATAATGCAGCAAATAATTTTGCATAATATGCCTGAGGAAAACATTTGGCAAAATTGTGTGAAATAATAGTGTCAGAAACCCCAGAGCCGTCAACACCAAGCAAATCTTACAACTGAAAACGTAGAAAACTAGCAAAGAATTGTCAAACAGCTTCAAAGCAAAAATTACAGCCTTGAAAAAATGAATAATTCATAAAGCAGCCTGAATATAGTCATAATTCATAGGCCTGCTTTATGGTGATGGAATAAATTAAATGATGTTTTCATTGAGTTATGATTTCAGTGTCTGAGAATCATATTTGCCACAATTGGTCTGTTTTTCTATGAAAAATAGCTTACCTATAAGTCAAAACAAGTAGTCACACTGAGAGTGCAGCAGGACACAAGCTTGTCATAACCACCAGTAGTCTGGGAATTTGGCTGTTAGCACCCATTATTCAGGTGCTAAATGACCTCCTAGGCCCCTAGTATGGCTTGCAGGATGCATGCGCATTTCCAATTAGAAGCACCCATCCTATTGGATACT is a window of Carcharodon carcharias isolate sCarCar2 chromosome X, sCarCar2.pri, whole genome shotgun sequence DNA encoding:
- the ccdc65 gene encoding dynein regulatory complex subunit 2 codes for the protein MPKKKAKKMAKMTEEEQLLYMQQKMLEEEEMQKKKEDMLNQFLKDKLSKEEHNTRLNTLKLNEKWRTVMREAKATDLRKDIEILSQTFERIVDRKDGVIRALTKDLEEAEEQYATALRNHIQNVDKLVELQRSRLLLIENEFEAELASLKEEFDAERQQMILQHEQEMANLEDIMYAMDQIFGEVANEARQEFNSTRDDLKNKSLEEKHSLRVNLEGLVEDLWLQFQHALKNYIDSTEDRKIAFETLKARDEKSAKEIEMQMKKLQRMQDTIAVLKIKIAANSRKCEAQNKKLRDEKEAIKQHFLMQKSQMNYLRAREHERLIKLTIESNAAIKTLKNVCDKGEHILKMAEMCRKLETEEEKVLPFYASSLTPEEENKVQHLMIMRPCEELVEMMVDYVALEQFWKRYNKVLLDQMVLQQEKYTLLQENRRLRQLLKQYLDGISVNEEILSKLNPLIVINNKTNVKMSMPVIGSAAPEPVYNVIEAAHIINHTV